The Armatimonadota bacterium genome contains a region encoding:
- a CDS encoding TfoX/Sxy family protein, producing MAVDQHTLDFAVSQFAELGHITVKKMFGGAGLYADGMIFALLDDGEIYIKVDAVNQPEFEAIGSQIFTYAVDETGPKTLNYWLLDSDRLAEKAECLKYGQLGIEASLRAAEKKKPKKPKL from the coding sequence GTGGCAGTCGATCAACATACGCTGGATTTTGCAGTCTCCCAGTTCGCCGAATTGGGGCATATCACCGTCAAAAAGATGTTCGGTGGCGCCGGGCTATATGCGGATGGGATGATCTTCGCGCTCCTCGACGACGGGGAAATTTACATCAAAGTCGATGCGGTGAATCAGCCAGAGTTCGAAGCCATTGGCAGCCAGATTTTCACCTATGCGGTCGATGAAACTGGACCCAAAACTCTCAACTATTGGCTGCTGGATTCGGACCGCTTGGCGGAAAAAGCGGAATGTCTCAAGTACGGACAGCTCGGAATTGAGGCCAGTTTGCGAGCAGCGGAAAAGAAAAAACCCAAGAAGCCGAAGCTCTAA
- a CDS encoding DUF853 family protein, which yields MPDPILIGKGENPVYLLPGKANRHGLIAGATGTGKTVTLQVLAESFSRMGTPVFMADVKGDLSGMAFPGGGKPKLEERATELGITLNYAGNPVVFWDMFGEQGHPVRTTVSEMGPLLLSRLFQLNETQEGVLSIAFRLADDEGLLLLDLKDLKAMLSEIGERADEIQREYGNVAPATVGAIQRQIAMLEDQGGDMFFGEPALDLKDMMRTEFSGKGIINILAADKLMQNPRLYASFLLWMLSELFETLPEVGDLEKPKMVFFFDEAHLLFNDAPKILLEKIEQVVRLIRSKGVGVYFVTQNPADIPETVLAQLGNRFQHALRAFTPSEQKAIKAAADSFRPNPAFKTEEVITELGVGWALVSVLDEKGTPTIVEKTAIRPPESRLGPGTPEERQTVLQGSPVAGKYDQSLDRESAYEKLKVKADAQEAADAELARQQAEEKAQKAAQKASGGGRRGDSVAEAVLKSTMRAAGSQLGRQLIRGVLGGLFKR from the coding sequence ATGCCAGACCCAATTCTTATCGGTAAGGGAGAGAATCCCGTTTATTTGTTGCCTGGAAAGGCCAATCGACATGGGCTCATTGCGGGGGCGACCGGTACCGGAAAAACGGTAACGCTTCAGGTTCTTGCCGAGTCTTTCAGCCGAATGGGAACTCCGGTTTTCATGGCGGATGTTAAGGGCGACCTCAGCGGAATGGCGTTTCCTGGCGGCGGAAAGCCAAAGCTTGAAGAGAGAGCCACAGAACTTGGCATCACGCTCAATTACGCAGGAAATCCGGTTGTCTTCTGGGACATGTTTGGGGAGCAGGGACATCCGGTCCGCACCACTGTCAGCGAGATGGGGCCGCTACTTCTGAGTCGATTGTTCCAACTAAACGAGACGCAAGAAGGTGTTCTGAGCATTGCCTTCCGCCTAGCTGATGATGAAGGTTTGTTGTTGCTCGATTTGAAAGACCTGAAAGCGATGCTCTCAGAAATTGGCGAGCGCGCGGATGAGATTCAGCGCGAATACGGCAACGTAGCCCCAGCCACCGTGGGAGCGATTCAGCGACAAATCGCGATGTTGGAAGACCAAGGCGGGGACATGTTCTTTGGAGAACCCGCGCTTGATCTCAAAGACATGATGCGAACCGAATTTTCTGGCAAGGGGATCATCAACATCTTGGCAGCGGACAAGCTGATGCAAAATCCGCGTCTGTACGCTTCCTTCTTGCTTTGGATGCTCTCGGAGCTGTTTGAAACCCTCCCAGAGGTTGGTGACCTCGAAAAGCCGAAGATGGTCTTCTTCTTTGACGAGGCTCACCTCTTGTTCAACGACGCACCAAAGATTCTGCTCGAAAAGATTGAGCAGGTCGTACGGTTGATCCGGTCAAAGGGTGTTGGTGTGTACTTTGTCACCCAGAACCCAGCAGACATCCCGGAAACAGTGCTCGCGCAGCTCGGAAATCGATTCCAACATGCCTTGCGGGCTTTCACACCGAGTGAACAAAAGGCGATCAAGGCCGCTGCGGATAGCTTCCGACCCAATCCGGCGTTCAAGACAGAGGAAGTCATCACGGAACTCGGTGTAGGTTGGGCATTGGTATCAGTGCTGGATGAAAAGGGCACTCCGACCATCGTCGAAAAGACTGCGATTCGACCACCAGAATCAAGGCTCGGCCCTGGAACTCCTGAAGAGCGGCAAACCGTGCTCCAAGGTTCTCCTGTTGCGGGCAAATACGATCAGTCCCTAGACCGAGAATCGGCCTACGAGAAGCTGAAGGTCAAGGCGGACGCGCAAGAAGCCGCTGATGCCGAATTGGCTCGGCAACAGGCCGAAGAAAAGGCGCAGAAAGCGGCCCAAAAAGCAAGCGGTGGCGGACGGCGCGGTGACTCGGTGGCCGAAGCAGTTCTCAAGAGCACGATGCGAGCGGCAGGTTCTCAACTTGGGCGTCAACTCATTCGGGGCGTCTTGGGCGGATTGTTCAAGCGATAA
- a CDS encoding MFS transporter, which produces MFSVLRHRGFRNLWLGQAISQFGDACYYVIFMFMAQKLSGSAEVVGFVGAIEMLPFLLVGPYGGVLADRFDRKKIMLISDLMSGMTLIGLMLVVVSFQGKPPIAAIFVTAFLTSCFRSVFLPAKSAAIPNLVSEDELYAANSLSYMTQSWMPMIGLALSASVIGILYSISETWFFALSIAINALSFFVSAIYVAKLPEIKPNRESVDQESHPWQDFVLGMKYLWADGYLRALMILTGLMSLMISPFFVAYVQANKQWFGNHPVTLTWFEFSFFAGLLVGGFIVAKLSIRKVGWGFIFGIFGCGVCVAILAIPNNMMLFVSMNFLAGVFIPFADIPAASHMQSIVDDSYRGRVNSTLSLVRTASMPLGLGLAGTLIATIGLVKLFLLMGFGMVAVALLGAALRPFRNATLQAK; this is translated from the coding sequence ATGTTTTCAGTTCTAAGGCATCGCGGGTTTAGAAACCTGTGGCTCGGCCAAGCAATTTCCCAGTTCGGCGACGCGTGTTACTACGTGATCTTCATGTTCATGGCGCAAAAGCTCTCCGGTAGCGCCGAGGTAGTTGGGTTTGTCGGAGCGATTGAAATGCTCCCGTTCTTGCTCGTCGGCCCTTACGGGGGAGTGCTTGCGGATCGGTTCGATCGCAAGAAGATCATGCTCATCAGCGATCTGATGTCTGGAATGACCTTGATCGGCTTGATGCTGGTCGTGGTAAGTTTTCAGGGGAAGCCACCGATTGCCGCCATTTTTGTGACGGCGTTCCTGACTTCCTGCTTCCGGTCGGTTTTTCTGCCAGCCAAGAGCGCTGCGATCCCAAATCTTGTCTCCGAAGACGAGCTGTATGCTGCGAATTCGCTGAGCTATATGACGCAAAGCTGGATGCCGATGATCGGGCTCGCTCTCTCGGCATCAGTGATCGGGATTCTGTATTCCATCAGCGAGACATGGTTCTTCGCATTGAGCATTGCGATCAATGCGCTCAGCTTCTTCGTCTCGGCAATTTACGTCGCAAAACTGCCCGAAATCAAGCCGAATCGCGAATCGGTGGATCAAGAAAGTCATCCGTGGCAGGACTTCGTTCTGGGCATGAAGTACCTGTGGGCGGACGGATATTTGCGTGCGCTCATGATTCTAACTGGCCTGATGAGTCTGATGATCTCGCCATTTTTTGTCGCCTACGTGCAGGCCAACAAGCAATGGTTTGGCAATCACCCGGTGACCTTAACCTGGTTTGAATTTTCGTTCTTTGCCGGATTACTTGTGGGCGGATTCATAGTGGCAAAGCTCAGTATTCGCAAAGTCGGATGGGGATTTATCTTTGGAATTTTTGGGTGCGGAGTGTGCGTGGCGATCCTGGCGATCCCAAACAACATGATGCTCTTCGTCTCCATGAACTTCTTGGCAGGCGTTTTTATCCCGTTCGCGGACATCCCGGCGGCCAGCCACATGCAATCGATCGTTGACGATAGCTACCGAGGCCGTGTGAACAGCACGTTGAGTTTGGTTCGAACAGCATCGATGCCTCTCGGTCTCGGACTTGCCGGCACTTTGATCGCCACGATTGGGCTTGTCAAGCTGTTTTTGTTGATGGGATTTGGGATGGTCGCGGTCGCGCTACTCGGAGCGGCATTACGGCCGTTCAGAAATGCAACTCTGCAAGCAAAGTAG
- a CDS encoding DUF1800 domain-containing protein, giving the protein MTEREKVAHLYRRLGFGATTEEIARGEREGAKATASRLIDFDGVDDGFPISPWSFCFDEGKDEIYLDSFRPAVYWSLRMVMSQRPLQEKLALFWHDHFAVSGSKVEAGPMMLHYLEILRNLGSGNFRDLLLEISQSPAMCFWLDTHENLKDAPNENFAREVMELFTVQIGNYTERDVQEAARAFTGWGVRYLVFEKGGENVQEVARDCILRGRPMFTFAYSPELHDTGIKTVLGKRGNLTGEDVIDFLAGHPKTQTAICKKLWEFFVYENPAESIISELVNVFQSSNGNIRKILWAIVQHPEFWSERAIRTKIKSPVDFSVSILRQLRLNSFLIEAHGKTPKPFVAAPKALRDIGGAAFGLSTQQGLSPLFPPNVAGWDWGTAWITPNNMMYRNQVGQLIVGTADDNYVGSGVIALRLTELGADKSPQGVVDGLLTLFDAKLPDEKRAVLIEGCRKHGGHMALTEPQPRANMLGIVLRGLFASPEFQFC; this is encoded by the coding sequence ATGACCGAGCGCGAAAAAGTAGCTCATCTTTACCGGAGACTGGGGTTTGGTGCGACCACCGAAGAGATCGCTCGGGGCGAGCGAGAAGGTGCTAAGGCTACCGCTAGCCGTTTGATCGACTTCGATGGGGTCGATGACGGCTTTCCGATTAGTCCGTGGAGCTTCTGCTTTGATGAGGGCAAGGACGAGATCTATCTCGATTCGTTCCGCCCTGCGGTGTATTGGAGCCTCCGAATGGTCATGTCTCAAAGACCTCTGCAGGAGAAGCTCGCGTTGTTCTGGCACGACCATTTTGCGGTGAGCGGTTCCAAGGTCGAAGCTGGGCCGATGATGCTGCATTATCTGGAGATCCTGAGGAATCTCGGCTCGGGGAATTTTAGGGACTTACTCCTTGAGATTTCCCAATCTCCAGCGATGTGCTTCTGGCTGGATACCCACGAAAACCTCAAGGACGCACCGAATGAGAACTTCGCGCGAGAGGTGATGGAGCTTTTCACGGTCCAAATCGGGAATTACACCGAGCGCGATGTTCAAGAAGCGGCGCGGGCGTTCACGGGGTGGGGTGTGCGGTACCTAGTCTTTGAAAAGGGCGGCGAAAATGTTCAGGAAGTCGCTCGAGATTGCATCTTGCGCGGACGACCGATGTTCACTTTCGCCTATTCGCCTGAATTGCACGACACCGGCATCAAGACAGTGCTTGGTAAACGAGGAAATCTGACCGGTGAGGATGTCATAGATTTTCTCGCTGGGCATCCCAAAACTCAGACCGCGATTTGTAAGAAGCTGTGGGAGTTCTTCGTTTATGAGAATCCAGCGGAGTCGATCATCAGTGAACTCGTCAATGTGTTTCAAAGCTCGAACGGAAACATACGTAAGATTCTTTGGGCCATCGTTCAGCACCCAGAGTTTTGGAGCGAGCGTGCGATTAGGACCAAGATCAAGAGTCCGGTCGACTTTTCAGTGTCGATTTTGAGGCAACTACGGTTGAACTCATTTTTGATCGAGGCACACGGGAAAACGCCAAAACCGTTCGTTGCTGCGCCCAAGGCTCTACGAGACATCGGTGGTGCTGCGTTCGGGCTCAGCACACAACAAGGTCTTTCGCCACTTTTCCCGCCAAACGTTGCGGGCTGGGATTGGGGCACGGCATGGATCACGCCTAACAACATGATGTATCGCAATCAAGTCGGGCAGCTGATTGTCGGAACTGCGGATGACAATTATGTTGGTTCGGGGGTCATCGCTTTACGCCTCACTGAACTTGGCGCCGACAAATCTCCGCAAGGTGTAGTTGATGGATTGCTCACTTTGTTCGATGCCAAGTTGCCGGACGAAAAGAGGGCGGTTCTGATTGAAGGATGCCGAAAGCACGGTGGGCACATGGCACTTACGGAGCCTCAGCCGAGAGCAAATATGCTCGGGATCGTGTTGCGCGGGCTATTTGCCTCTCCCGAATTTCAGTTTTGTTAA
- a CDS encoding DUF1579 family protein, whose protein sequence is MKKVLGMMVVAAIASGAIAQDMSEFLPKKELATLDFLVGKWTGTVETNFGGGEDVKMKATMTNKWDVGNRFMTGDVVYDMGPMGVMYGKQMITFDPTEKNYVLQWFDMSEPLPMTFRGTWNDKTISMASGPTKTANMGTLTMRTSYTKVDDKSINFLLEQKNGDKWEWMMKSSFKKQ, encoded by the coding sequence ATGAAAAAAGTTCTCGGAATGATGGTTGTCGCCGCGATCGCGAGCGGCGCAATCGCACAAGATATGTCGGAGTTTCTCCCTAAGAAAGAGCTCGCGACATTGGATTTTCTAGTTGGCAAATGGACTGGCACAGTCGAAACCAACTTCGGCGGCGGGGAAGACGTCAAGATGAAGGCGACGATGACTAACAAGTGGGATGTCGGCAATCGCTTTATGACTGGCGACGTTGTGTACGACATGGGACCTATGGGCGTCATGTATGGCAAGCAAATGATCACCTTTGATCCGACCGAAAAGAACTATGTTCTCCAATGGTTCGACATGAGCGAGCCACTTCCAATGACCTTCCGAGGAACGTGGAACGACAAGACGATCTCCATGGCGAGCGGCCCAACCAAGACCGCCAACATGGGAACCTTGACGATGCGCACGAGCTACACAAAGGTCGATGATAAGTCGATCAACTTCCTGCTGGAGCAAAAGAACGGCGACAAGTGGGAATGGATGATGAAGTCATCATTCAAGAAGCAATAG
- a CDS encoding SMP-30/gluconolactonase/LRE family protein, with protein MLTSILALVLAQQQASNPIYMTFAQYPAQSMLEDTKALGGFAVSNHAAAVADKGTVPAGKLAVQLKRLPSSIEVRIVNGTSSPFWFDAADSNILGWMEARDEDGEWAPIEYFNWISCGNSYHRVALKTGYQWKYSRPMPAGGPKTRVRWRSIVAGKEIFSNELTANILLTRFQLDPETKKSFRLDTKARPTLYPLDLRPPEILETSTLKVVGENLGFTEGPCWVGNRFLFCSWGKQGILSFDPATGAIVPALESAPKSIGIATDGKGSIFVASAQSKNIRKFAIKDGKLAGEQVIASGFEGKKLVATNDLAVGPDGTVYFTDPFLINRPESDSVPKMGVYSVNKSGKIEILTTDVNQPNGIAFKSNVLYIAEYATNKIKKFDLKSRKLSEFVDLATVAKENGISGPGQADGIRFDNRGNLYSTGPGGVYVISPEGSFMDHLPLARSTNLAFGGADGKLLLLTQSGSISTVRCQFAGAGF; from the coding sequence ATGTTGACTTCGATTTTGGCTCTGGTTTTGGCGCAGCAACAAGCTTCAAATCCGATCTATATGACCTTTGCTCAATACCCTGCCCAATCGATGCTGGAAGATACGAAGGCACTGGGTGGATTCGCAGTTTCAAATCACGCTGCCGCCGTTGCCGATAAGGGGACCGTGCCAGCCGGAAAACTCGCCGTACAACTCAAACGGCTGCCATCTTCGATCGAAGTCAGAATTGTCAACGGGACTTCTAGTCCGTTTTGGTTTGATGCCGCAGATAGCAACATTTTGGGCTGGATGGAAGCGCGCGACGAAGACGGCGAATGGGCTCCAATAGAGTATTTCAATTGGATTTCTTGCGGGAACAGTTATCACCGAGTTGCCCTGAAGACCGGATATCAATGGAAATATTCGAGGCCGATGCCTGCGGGAGGTCCTAAAACGCGGGTTCGATGGCGAAGCATCGTGGCAGGCAAAGAGATATTTTCAAACGAATTGACCGCGAATATTTTGCTTACCCGGTTTCAACTGGACCCCGAGACAAAGAAGAGCTTCCGACTCGATACTAAAGCACGCCCAACGCTGTATCCCTTGGACTTACGACCGCCGGAGATTCTCGAGACAAGCACTCTAAAAGTGGTCGGCGAGAACCTTGGATTCACAGAAGGTCCTTGCTGGGTGGGCAATCGTTTTTTGTTTTGTAGTTGGGGAAAGCAAGGCATTCTTTCCTTTGATCCGGCAACTGGGGCAATTGTGCCCGCACTAGAATCGGCGCCAAAGTCGATCGGAATCGCGACCGATGGTAAAGGATCGATTTTCGTGGCATCAGCGCAGTCGAAAAATATCCGAAAATTCGCGATAAAAGACGGAAAATTGGCTGGTGAGCAAGTGATCGCCAGTGGATTTGAAGGCAAGAAACTGGTCGCAACAAATGATCTAGCAGTTGGGCCAGATGGCACAGTTTATTTTACGGATCCTTTTCTCATCAATCGACCAGAATCAGATTCAGTCCCAAAAATGGGTGTTTATTCCGTCAATAAATCAGGAAAAATTGAAATTCTTACGACTGATGTCAACCAGCCGAATGGAATTGCTTTCAAGTCGAATGTGCTTTACATCGCCGAATATGCGACCAACAAGATCAAAAAATTCGACCTAAAATCCAGAAAATTATCGGAATTTGTAGATCTGGCTACAGTTGCAAAAGAGAATGGCATCAGCGGGCCGGGCCAAGCGGACGGAATTCGCTTCGATAATCGCGGCAATTTGTACTCAACGGGGCCTGGTGGGGTGTATGTGATCAGTCCGGAAGGCAGTTTCATGGACCACTTACCTCTGGCGCGCTCAACAAACCTAGCATTTGGTGGCGCAGACGGCAAGCTGCTACTTTTGACTCAAAGCGGCAGCATCTCGACCGTGCGTTGCCAATTTGCGGGTGCTGGGTTCTAG
- a CDS encoding class I SAM-dependent methyltransferase, whose translation MIDPLEHRKHAARLANRARESSEPTRWFEELYAYAQGQSERVPWADLAPHPLLSEWAAGRSMQWENAAIVGCGLGDDAELISTIAKQVWAFDISSTAIDWAKERFPNSTVSYEVADLSKVDASKFGQFDLVVEVYTWQASPPEIRQEFIENTAKLVEPGGTLVAITRLRTPDDELGPVPWPLLVDELETLSKCGLTETERTAWSPGEPVRSIWKR comes from the coding sequence GTGATCGACCCATTGGAACACCGAAAGCATGCGGCAAGGTTGGCGAATCGTGCTAGAGAGTCTAGTGAACCCACACGTTGGTTCGAAGAGCTCTATGCGTATGCTCAAGGGCAATCTGAACGAGTGCCTTGGGCAGACCTTGCGCCGCATCCGCTGCTGAGCGAGTGGGCCGCCGGAAGAAGCATGCAATGGGAAAACGCGGCCATCGTCGGGTGCGGTCTTGGTGACGACGCTGAACTAATAAGCACAATCGCCAAGCAAGTATGGGCCTTCGATATTTCCTCTACGGCGATCGACTGGGCCAAAGAGCGATTCCCTAACTCAACCGTGAGCTATGAAGTAGCAGATTTGAGCAAAGTCGACGCCAGCAAATTTGGACAATTCGACCTCGTGGTTGAGGTCTATACCTGGCAAGCATCGCCTCCAGAAATTCGCCAAGAATTCATAGAAAATACCGCAAAGCTCGTCGAGCCCGGTGGAACTCTCGTCGCGATCACCCGTTTGCGAACGCCAGATGATGAATTGGGACCGGTCCCATGGCCGCTACTTGTAGATGAGTTAGAGACACTCTCAAAATGCGGCCTTACCGAGACCGAGCGCACAGCCTGGAGCCCAGGTGAACCCGTACGCTCGATCTGGAAACGCTAG
- a CDS encoding DUF3298 domain-containing protein: MKSKVFSLAIGLVSSHTMSMAQTPSVSYKRTYLNTPSTQCSYSTPVFKGTSEFIRFLNKSFSGQAHGWADVFNAENKEMVMGRKNEFDSKTTISLLTPTLVSGLSTNFYDTGGAHPGIWFFVHNYGYLGGKPAIIRLSDLCKPKMDIASTFSPAILNELRYREAEWVMNGELTEINPQLLETFILTPTSIVWIIPPYEAGPWAQGTFEIKFPLSKFAQAWNPSGPLSEIIQASE; the protein is encoded by the coding sequence ATGAAATCGAAAGTCTTTTCTCTCGCAATTGGACTTGTTAGCTCCCACACCATGTCGATGGCACAAACTCCATCAGTCAGCTACAAGCGAACCTATTTGAACACGCCTTCTACCCAGTGTTCATACTCCACGCCGGTCTTTAAAGGCACTTCAGAATTCATTCGGTTTCTGAACAAATCATTCTCGGGTCAGGCACACGGTTGGGCGGATGTCTTCAATGCGGAGAACAAGGAAATGGTGATGGGCAGAAAAAACGAATTCGATTCCAAGACGACGATTTCGCTTCTGACACCCACGCTTGTGAGCGGATTGTCCACAAACTTCTATGATACGGGCGGCGCCCATCCAGGAATCTGGTTCTTTGTGCACAACTATGGCTATCTAGGAGGCAAGCCTGCGATCATCCGATTGTCAGACTTGTGTAAACCCAAAATGGATATAGCGTCGACGTTTAGTCCCGCCATTCTCAATGAGTTGCGCTATCGAGAAGCCGAATGGGTGATGAACGGCGAACTAACCGAAATCAATCCGCAACTGCTGGAGACATTTATCTTGACGCCAACCTCGATCGTCTGGATCATCCCTCCTTACGAAGCCGGTCCCTGGGCACAAGGCACCTTCGAGATCAAATTTCCGCTTTCAAAGTTCGCTCAAGCATGGAACCCGTCCGGACCACTTAGTGAAATTATTCAGGCAAGCGAATAA
- the nhaA gene encoding Na+/H+ antiporter NhaA — MSRPTLVERALSPFQRFASQQASSGFLLIIASVLAFAWANSPWSAHYFELWHTKFGFQFGDFTFKKDAHFWLNEGLMSIVFLLVGLEIKRELLVGEISTPRKALMPLFAALGGMVAPALIYFAINAGQPTLRGWGVPTATDIAFALGIFALAGNRVPTSLKVLLTAIAIIDDIGAVLLIALFYSGGLNIMALLSALAAWLLMVGLNAMGSRNLLTYTLLFVGLWYFTLLSGLHTTVAGVLAALAIPASSRIDGPKFLSRARGLLDEFESSAPADRSPMINEEQSSALQVLETNLESVNSPMLRMTHILHPWVAYLMLPLFAFGNSGVTLSPGGQYDFRIIFGVFFGLVIGKLIGILLFSLFAQKLKVAELPEGLNMSHIAGIAALGGIGFTMAIFISGLAFENPIHLESSKLGIFAASIVAAILGSILIRWSTRNSPEPQE; from the coding sequence ATGTCCAGGCCAACCTTGGTAGAGCGGGCTCTTTCGCCGTTCCAACGATTCGCCTCGCAGCAAGCAAGCAGCGGTTTCCTGCTGATCATTGCGAGCGTGTTGGCGTTTGCCTGGGCAAATTCGCCGTGGTCTGCTCATTATTTTGAGCTTTGGCATACCAAATTCGGATTCCAGTTCGGCGACTTCACGTTCAAAAAGGACGCTCACTTTTGGCTCAACGAAGGCTTAATGTCGATTGTTTTCCTGCTCGTTGGGCTCGAAATCAAACGCGAACTATTGGTTGGAGAGATTTCGACTCCAAGAAAAGCCTTGATGCCACTTTTTGCCGCGCTGGGGGGGATGGTGGCACCGGCGCTGATCTACTTTGCCATCAATGCCGGGCAACCTACATTGCGCGGATGGGGCGTGCCTACTGCCACTGACATTGCGTTTGCGTTGGGCATCTTTGCGCTGGCGGGTAACCGAGTGCCTACGTCGCTCAAGGTTCTGCTGACAGCTATTGCGATTATCGATGATATTGGTGCGGTGCTTCTGATCGCTCTCTTTTACAGCGGCGGGCTGAACATCATGGCTCTCCTCTCCGCACTCGCGGCGTGGCTACTGATGGTCGGACTGAATGCCATGGGATCCCGCAATTTGCTCACTTACACGTTGTTATTTGTGGGGCTTTGGTACTTCACGCTACTCTCCGGGCTGCACACCACTGTAGCGGGAGTGCTTGCCGCGCTTGCCATTCCGGCTAGTTCGAGAATCGACGGACCAAAGTTCCTGTCCCGTGCACGAGGATTACTCGATGAGTTCGAATCCTCTGCGCCCGCAGATCGTTCGCCGATGATCAACGAAGAGCAGAGTAGCGCGTTGCAGGTTCTTGAAACCAATCTGGAGTCCGTGAACTCTCCGATGTTGCGCATGACCCACATTTTGCATCCTTGGGTCGCGTACTTAATGCTGCCTCTGTTTGCATTCGGCAACAGCGGCGTGACGCTGTCGCCTGGTGGCCAGTACGATTTTCGAATTATTTTTGGAGTATTTTTCGGGCTGGTCATAGGCAAGCTGATCGGGATCTTGTTATTCTCACTATTTGCTCAGAAACTCAAAGTTGCCGAGCTGCCCGAAGGGCTGAACATGAGCCATATCGCCGGGATTGCCGCCCTCGGAGGAATCGGATTTACGATGGCAATCTTTATTTCCGGACTTGCCTTTGAAAATCCGATCCACCTGGAGAGTAGCAAACTTGGTATTTTCGCGGCGTCAATCGTCGCGGCAATCCTCGGGAGCATCCTCATTCGATGGAGTACCCGCAATAGCCCAGAGCCTCAAGAGTAG
- a CDS encoding acetyl-CoA hydrolase/transferase family protein, whose protein sequence is MSSSTPTVPSLSPLFKLSTADQAVKCVKSGDRVFFHGMAATPTKLIEALVDRASELRDVEIVHLHTEGEAIYAAPEVAESFFVNNLFIGGNLRGAVNEGRGDYVPVFLSEIPNMFRRGVLPLDVAFITVSAPDRHGFCSLGVSVDTAVAAVQSAKRVVAQINPHMPRTHGDGNFHISKFDDCIWVDEPLMVHPATPSDEIETKIGKNVAELIENGACLQMGIGAIPNAVLAALHSHKELGIHTEMFSDGVVDLVENGVITNQHKRIHPGRIVAGFVSGSQRLYDFVNDNPFVQLLDIGYVNDTSVIRKLSKMTAINSAIEIDLTGQVCADSIGKRMFSGVGGQMDFVRGASLSQGGKPIFALPSTTKKGHSRIVPVLNEGAGVVTTRAHVHYVVTEYGVADLYGKNLRQRATALISVAHPDHREQLERDAFDRFHR, encoded by the coding sequence ATGTCTAGTTCGACGCCCACCGTACCTTCACTCTCACCACTCTTTAAACTCAGTACTGCCGATCAAGCGGTCAAATGTGTCAAATCCGGCGACCGCGTTTTCTTCCACGGCATGGCTGCGACCCCGACCAAGCTCATCGAGGCACTCGTCGACCGAGCGAGTGAACTTCGCGATGTCGAAATTGTCCATTTGCACACCGAAGGGGAGGCTATCTATGCGGCACCTGAGGTTGCCGAGAGCTTCTTTGTCAACAACCTTTTCATCGGTGGCAACCTGCGCGGCGCGGTCAACGAGGGCCGAGGAGACTATGTGCCTGTATTTCTGAGCGAGATTCCGAACATGTTCCGGCGCGGGGTTTTGCCTCTGGATGTGGCCTTCATCACGGTGTCGGCACCGGATCGACACGGCTTCTGCTCACTCGGAGTCAGTGTTGATACCGCAGTTGCGGCTGTTCAATCTGCGAAGCGAGTGGTTGCCCAGATCAACCCACACATGCCGCGCACGCACGGCGATGGCAACTTCCATATTTCGAAATTCGACGACTGCATCTGGGTAGACGAACCACTCATGGTGCATCCAGCGACACCCAGCGACGAGATCGAGACGAAAATTGGAAAGAACGTGGCTGAGCTGATCGAAAATGGGGCCTGTCTCCAAATGGGGATCGGCGCGATTCCGAATGCGGTTCTTGCCGCACTTCATAGCCACAAAGAACTGGGCATTCATACCGAGATGTTCAGCGATGGCGTGGTTGACCTCGTTGAAAACGGCGTTATCACCAATCAGCATAAGCGCATTCACCCTGGCCGGATCGTCGCCGGGTTCGTTTCTGGCTCACAGAGACTCTACGATTTCGTCAATGACAACCCGTTTGTTCAGCTGCTAGACATTGGCTATGTGAACGACACCAGCGTTATTCGCAAGCTCAGCAAAATGACGGCCATCAACAGCGCGATCGAAATTGATCTGACGGGCCAAGTTTGCGCGGACTCGATTGGAAAGCGGATGTTCAGCGGAGTCGGTGGCCAGATGGACTTTGTACGTGGCGCCAGCTTGAGTCAAGGTGGAAAGCCGATTTTTGCCTTGCCGAGCACCACGAAGAAAGGACACAGCCGAATCGTTCCTGTGCTCAACGAAGGCGCGGGTGTGGTGACCACTCGGGCGCACGTGCATTACGTCGTCACCGAATACGGCGTGGCTGATCTTTACGGCAAGAATCTACGGCAAAGAGCCACCGCGTTGATCTCGGTCGCACATCCTGATCATCGCGAACAGCTCGAAAGGGACGCGTTCGATCGCTTCCATCGCTAG